The following are encoded together in the Montipora foliosa isolate CH-2021 unplaced genomic scaffold, ASM3666993v2 scaffold_392, whole genome shotgun sequence genome:
- the LOC137987851 gene encoding uncharacterized protein, which produces MKEVLFLWVVQICELCLTFALRTTQGTRGTTPTIPTTPTTASGIQGWAGNEIPIVLVSLPRFDVLKKGEEIMLTCNVTRVKDLSWLKLERISWFKDGLRVQTVRCPLPNVPEDTLQPLVVKDGGNYSCILELLLQGVFLHMVSDFVVIRYAERSLLKKGPAFCPVPKDVNWQKVTDDIDKFERRIRLAVFFHGRNAEDNPCVVDDRFPAIPSASQWMPPKSSFPEVEVFLNNVKNDILKPANLRTTNDNLTREERLALRSLKSSENVIRIQDKGSRFVVLSQQEYQNKILGQLNNDLHYDSIDSDPTLDHFEVAKEWSRKWFSEGQISQEIATWVVNLEPKPGVAFGNVKTHKRDNPLRLITSCCGTAIERLSAFTEFYLKPLSQSLPSFVKDSTDFINKLEDLNVKGPFPEGSLLVSWDVVSLFPNIDNNLGISAVRKALNSRSDNIPSTDCLVEAVEMCLREQLWEPESHSTLQTYTWEDLKKDSCTKQSGQAIS; this is translated from the exons gcaaTGAAATCCCTATAGTACTAGTTTCTTTACCCAGGTTTGACGTTCTTAAAAAGGGCGAAGAAATCATGCTTACTTGCAATGTAACCCGAGTAAAGGACTTAAGTTGGTTGAAGCTCGAGAGAATTTCATGGTTTAAAGATGGCCTCCGGGTCCAAACTGTGCGATGCCCCCTTCCGAACGTACCAGAAGATACCCTTCAACCGTTGGTGGTTAAAGATGGAGGAAATTACTCATGCATTCTTGAATTGTTGCTGCAAGGAGTATTCTTACACATGGTGTCTGATTTTGTTGTCATAAGAT ATGCGGAACGCTCTCTCCTGAAGAAAGGACCAGCATTTTGTCCTGTGCCTAAGGATGTCAATTGGCAAAAGGTGACCGATGACATAGATAAATTTGAAAGGAGAATCCGCCTTGCCGTTTTCTTCCACGGTAGAAATGCTGAAGACAACCCCTGTGTGGTCGACGACCGATTTCCAGCGATTCCATCAGCTTCCCAATGGATGCCTCCAAAATCCAGTTTCCCGGAGGTAGAAGTGTTCCTCAACAATGTGAAGAACGACATCCTTAAGCCTGCTAATCTAAGAACTACCAACGACAATCTTACGAGAGAAGAAAGGTTAGCTTTAAGGTCTCTTAAATCTAGTGAAAATGTTATAAGAATTCAAGATAAAGGTTCTAGGTTCGTTGTCCTCAGTCAACAAGAATACCAAAATAAGATACTAGGGCAGCTTAATAATGATTTGCATTATGACAGCATAGATTCCGACCCAACACTTGACCATTTTGAAGTGGCTAAGGAATGGAGTCGAAAGTGGTTTTCTGAGGGGCAGATTAGCCAGGAGATTGCTACGTGGGTTGTAAATCTGGAACCAAAACCGGGAGTGGCATTTGGGAATGTCAAAACACACAAACGTGACAACCCACTTCGGCTTATTACATCCTGTTGCGGTACAGCAATTGAACGGCTTTCTGCTTTCACAGAATTCTACCTCAAACCTCTTTCACAGAGTCTTCCGTCCTTTGTGAAGGATTCCACGGATTTTATCaacaaattagaagatttgaaTGTAAAAGGCCCATTCCCTGAGGGGTCCCTCCTTGTGTCTTGGGATGTAGTGTCACTGTTTCCaaacattgacaacaatctaGGTATTTCAGCAGTTAGAAAGGCACTTAATTCTAGATCTGATAACATTCCTTCCACTGATTGCTTAGTTGAAGCCGTTGAAATGTGTctcagg GAACAGCTATGGGAACCAGAGTCGCACTCAACTTTGCAAACGTATACATGGGAAGACTTGAAGAAAGATTCGTGTACCAAACAGAGCGGGCAAGCCATATCATAA